A stretch of Prionailurus bengalensis isolate Pbe53 chromosome E4, Fcat_Pben_1.1_paternal_pri, whole genome shotgun sequence DNA encodes these proteins:
- the LOC122475618 gene encoding proteasome activator complex subunit 3-like — translation MASPLKLEQDVRGKVDSFRARIAQEAEDLVSTFFPQKLSELDSRVQELRLQDLSRIRSVPAPEPPAAPDTAGDGPNRDPPPPQTQPSVKVPALPGSEGQLLRSNQHLVELIERVKPEIELLREKCNTVRMWVQLLIPKVEDGNNFGVSIQEDTVDQLWTVESTAASYLRRFSTYYNTRAKLVSKIVKYPQVEDYRRTVAEVDENEYLSVRQILLHVRNQYATLHDVILKNIEKIKTPRSTNTDNLY, via the coding sequence ATGGCTTCCCCGCTGAAGCTGGAGCAGGACGTGCGGGGGAAAGTGGATTCGTTTCGGGCCCGCATCGCGCAGGAGGCCGAGGATCTGGTGTCCACCTTCTTCCCTCAGAAGCTGTCGGAGCTGGATAGTCGGGTCCAGGAGCTGCGCCTGCAAGACCTGTCCAGAATCCGTTCGGTGCCGGCCCCGGAGCCCCCTGCCGCCCCCGACACCGCGGGGGACGGGCCCAACCGGGACCCGCCGCCTCCGCAGACCCAGCCCTCGGTCAAAGTGCCGGCACTGCCGGGCAGCGAGGGACAGCTGCTGCGGAGCAACCAGCATCTGGTGGAGCTGATCGAGCGGGTGAAACCCGAGATCGAGCTGTTGAGGGAGAAATGCAACACGGTGCGCATGTGGGTGCAGCTGCTCATCCCGAAGGTGGAGGACGGCAACAACTTCGGAGTGTCCATCCAGGAGGACACCGTGGACCAGCTGTGGACCGTGGAGAGCACGGCAGCCTCCTATCTGCGCCGCTTCTCCACTTACTACAACACCAGGGCCAAGCTGGTGTCCAAGATCGTGAAGTACCCCCAGGTGGAAGATTATCGCCGCACGGTGGCCGAGGTGGACGAAAACGAGTACCTGAGCGTGCGCCAGATCCTGCTGCACGTGCGGAACCAGTACGCCACCCTGCATGATGTGATCCTCAAAAACATCGAGAAGATCAAGACCCCTCGGAGCACCAACACTGACAACCTCTACTGA